In one window of Streptomyces sp. FXJ1.172 DNA:
- a CDS encoding ANTAR domain-containing protein has protein sequence MPEPPYEEPLTSEDGTEQPPLRLLRDLLLQAGPNGRRVTVVVSGEFCLDDSQSLRHGLHEALVRSGEGVDLDLSGLALADCSALNVLLALRREAVAAGKTITVTAASPAAEHLLTFTDTYALFSATHGGAVACAGDPGPPCEDADEGLLRTELIQLRRALRTRPDIDLARGILMASFNLSPDEAWEVLVSASQNTNTKLHRLAKDVVTTVQGASLPVPLRRQLTRAVARARKADGHPQVHTGACTTPARQTVCQGPERA, from the coding sequence ATGCCGGAACCGCCTTACGAGGAGCCGTTGACGAGCGAGGACGGCACCGAGCAACCGCCACTGCGGCTCCTCAGAGACCTACTGCTGCAGGCCGGGCCGAACGGCCGCCGTGTGACCGTCGTCGTGAGCGGAGAGTTCTGCCTCGACGACAGCCAAAGCCTCCGGCACGGGCTCCACGAAGCCCTCGTGCGGTCGGGCGAGGGAGTGGACCTGGACCTCAGCGGACTTGCCCTCGCGGACTGCTCGGCTCTCAACGTGCTGCTGGCCCTTCGCCGTGAGGCGGTCGCCGCGGGAAAGACGATCACCGTCACGGCCGCCAGCCCCGCCGCAGAACACCTCCTGACCTTCACGGACACCTACGCCCTCTTCTCGGCCACACACGGCGGCGCCGTCGCCTGCGCTGGAGATCCCGGGCCGCCGTGCGAGGACGCCGACGAGGGCCTCCTGCGGACCGAACTCATCCAGCTGCGGCGTGCGCTGCGCACCCGGCCGGACATCGACCTGGCCCGCGGCATCCTCATGGCCTCCTTCAATCTGAGCCCCGACGAGGCCTGGGAGGTACTGGTCTCGGCGTCACAGAACACCAACACCAAACTGCACCGGCTGGCCAAGGACGTGGTCACCACCGTCCAGGGCGCGTCTCTGCCGGTTCCGCTGCGGAGGCAGCTCACGAGAGCCGTGGCCAGGGCACGCAAAGCCGACGGTCATCCGCAGGTCCATACCGGTGCCTGCACGACACCCGCCCGGCAGACGGTGTGTCAGGGACCGGAACGCGCATAG
- a CDS encoding glycoside hydrolase family 25 protein — translation MSTKGIDVSSMQPDRYDVSGLDFVFIKVTEGHSYTNPKWVAQRQTARSAGLVTGFYHFARPGPYEVQADYFLSKINLADGDILALDWEDPGISGEWKDAWIKRVQQKAPGHKVILYCDRDFWLHHDTTSFAGDGLWIAEYNGRPGKPDIKDPWLFHQYTDQPVDQDLGNFKDKAALVTWC, via the coding sequence ATGAGCACCAAAGGCATCGACGTCTCGTCGATGCAGCCGGACAGATACGACGTCTCAGGGCTCGACTTCGTGTTCATAAAGGTCACGGAGGGCCACAGCTATACGAACCCCAAGTGGGTCGCCCAGAGGCAGACCGCTCGCAGCGCCGGACTGGTCACCGGCTTCTATCACTTCGCCCGCCCCGGGCCGTACGAGGTTCAGGCCGACTATTTCCTGTCGAAGATCAATCTCGCGGACGGTGACATCCTCGCCCTGGACTGGGAGGACCCCGGAATATCGGGAGAATGGAAGGACGCATGGATCAAACGGGTCCAGCAGAAAGCGCCCGGCCACAAGGTGATCCTCTACTGCGACCGTGACTTCTGGCTGCACCATGACACGACCTCGTTCGCCGGTGACGGCCTGTGGATCGCCGAATACAACGGCCGTCCTGGCAAGCCCGACATCAAGGATCCCTGGCTCTTCCACCAGTACACCGACCAACCCGTGGACCAGGATCTCGGGAACTTCAAGGACAAGGCGGCGCTGGTCACATGGTGCTGA
- a CDS encoding GNAT family N-acetyltransferase codes for MGEHVAGIEVGATPSAPALLLRQWRLSDAADLVTLYRDGALRRWATSTVDDEAGATRWIRVQQRAWEAGDRFAFAVVEPRTRGDEGQLLGHVVLKDVALGTGSAGVGYWTAAHARGRGVAPRALQALTDWAFESFTSTAGEGLARLELLHQADNLASCRVAQKCRYEPTRLLPAAPPAYPLDGHLHVRERSSWQTTR; via the coding sequence ATGGGTGAACATGTTGCAGGGATCGAGGTGGGCGCCACGCCGTCGGCTCCCGCATTGCTTCTGCGTCAGTGGAGGCTGTCGGACGCCGCTGATCTGGTCACGTTGTATCGGGACGGCGCTCTTCGCCGCTGGGCGACCTCAACCGTGGACGACGAGGCGGGCGCGACCCGGTGGATTCGGGTCCAGCAACGTGCATGGGAAGCCGGCGACCGATTCGCGTTCGCCGTCGTGGAGCCCCGGACGCGCGGGGACGAGGGGCAACTGCTGGGGCACGTGGTCCTCAAGGACGTTGCGCTTGGCACCGGCTCCGCCGGGGTCGGCTACTGGACCGCGGCGCATGCACGTGGCCGGGGAGTGGCTCCGCGCGCACTGCAGGCGCTGACCGACTGGGCCTTCGAGTCATTCACTTCAACCGCCGGTGAAGGATTGGCGCGGCTGGAACTCCTGCACCAGGCCGACAACCTGGCGTCCTGCCGTGTGGCGCAGAAGTGCCGCTACGAACCGACCAGACTCCTGCCCGCGGCGCCACCGGCGTATCCCCTCGACGGCCACCTGCATGTGCGTGAGCGCAGCAGCTGGCAAACCACCCGGTAG
- a CDS encoding cation-translocating P-type ATPase, with amino-acid sequence MPALLTVPAAAARLLTAPPRLLASAAAPAVGMTAGAAAGTARAGVRGLDSALRVARVARNALPGSGDHWRSGARVHLALRPVEGTRVRVAGGFARSARQVAKKLAERPDVLVAYWDQGLARLVVTAAEEEAADRVVEHAAGLAKRHGLALASGDVEDTTHPADPAGVRAAAAALAADGVGIGVALTAYALRLPPSPRTVTALVTLVRENPRCRSWLLDRIGDSRMDLALACANAVAHGTGQTPVALVLDGTLRACQLAETVARAAAFDSVHDRLCAPDRVTFVADGIPRPPLRETPAQEYATHAEAGSVLGAVATLLVKHNGAEAAEAVLAGSPKAARYGPAAFHAVLSAALARTGVLVRDPVRLRRLELTGTLVLHPSALLNEEGEADAWAEPVLDAARRAGLRVVIVDDPALEDVTGLADRVVDARRPLDEVVYEARGEPGAVLTVARVRAPDDDVSSALRGSDIAVSLTDRDAAVTWDADILALHGLPDVWRLLTAIPAARTVGRRSQTLARSGAALSGLLVAVGESGGGRGRRAVLPGLRHAPVDAGAASALLSGLWAALGVAAARAPRPRPRVHWHELDPDEARARLEQEPVAEATPWQQLTGRVGEVAAGISRHPLAAPASGSYRLGQAVLGELRDPLTPVLAVGSAASAILGSAADALLVVGALDLNALIGGIQRLRAEQALSGLVAEQKRKARLVPPRSEAPTGGTRTVEAGGLRPGDVIELRVDEVVPADARLLRQDGLEVDESALTGESLPVEKQTDPTPHAPVADRRCMVFEGTTVVAGQARAMVVDTGERTEAARAVHLAARTPPAGGVQARLQELTRKALPLTLAGGAGVTGLALLRGTSIRDAVSGGVAVAVAAVPEGLPLVATVAQRAAARRLSRAGVLVRTPRALEALGRMDTICFDKTGTLTENRLRLVRTCDAEGNAHRADDAGAAETIRAAARACPRADGGSDRPVHATDEAVLDAAGPDPGWTELAAVPFEAARGYAAAVGRTEDDDRVLVVKGAPEIVLPACAGLPPDASEAAQALAGDGLRVLAVAGRPLGTDEEESTVLDEPLHRLRFAGLLALSDVPRGTSEALVAGLYKAGVRPVMLTGDHPQTARAIAADLGWPEDTVVVTGDNLAAADRSARARLLRDAGVVARVAPEQKLQVVEALRDAGRVVAMVGDGANDAAAIRAADIGVGINTRGSAAARNAADIVLTDDDLTVLVDAVGEGRALWHSVADAIAILIGGNAGEIGFGLLGTLLSGRAPLSTRQMLMVNLFTDLFPSMAVAVTEKADAPGNGEKEASPGGVRSGNRSPEEASAVLGASLLRQIRHRALITCLGAATAWLFGRFTPGTVRRSSTMALCGLVGTQLVQTLLDRRDSRLVRLTSLGSAAALVAVVQTPGVSRAFGCTPLGPLAWAGVLAAIALSLAGQRSLPRLEETVRRLSAVPGGVRGPH; translated from the coding sequence GTGCCCGCTCTGCTGACCGTTCCGGCGGCCGCCGCCCGCCTGCTGACCGCTCCCCCTCGACTGCTTGCGTCGGCTGCCGCGCCGGCGGTCGGGATGACCGCCGGCGCGGCTGCGGGTACGGCTCGCGCGGGGGTGCGAGGCCTGGACTCCGCCCTGCGAGTCGCCCGTGTCGCCCGTAACGCGCTGCCCGGCTCCGGTGATCACTGGCGCTCAGGTGCTCGCGTCCACCTCGCCCTGCGCCCCGTCGAGGGAACGCGGGTGCGCGTAGCAGGCGGCTTTGCGCGGTCGGCCCGTCAGGTGGCCAAGAAACTGGCCGAGCGGCCCGATGTGCTCGTCGCCTACTGGGACCAGGGGCTGGCGCGGCTGGTGGTCACCGCCGCCGAGGAGGAGGCCGCCGACCGCGTGGTGGAGCACGCCGCCGGGCTGGCCAAGCGCCACGGGTTGGCCCTGGCCAGCGGAGACGTGGAGGACACCACGCATCCGGCCGACCCGGCCGGGGTGCGCGCGGCAGCGGCCGCGCTCGCGGCGGACGGTGTCGGAATCGGTGTCGCACTCACCGCCTACGCACTGCGCCTGCCGCCTTCGCCCCGGACGGTGACCGCGCTGGTGACCCTGGTGCGGGAGAACCCGCGCTGTCGCTCCTGGCTGCTCGACCGGATCGGCGACTCCCGGATGGACCTCGCCCTGGCCTGTGCGAACGCCGTCGCGCACGGCACCGGCCAGACCCCCGTCGCCCTCGTCCTCGACGGCACTCTGCGGGCGTGCCAGCTCGCCGAGACGGTGGCCCGGGCCGCTGCCTTCGACTCGGTGCACGACCGGCTCTGCGCGCCGGACAGGGTCACGTTCGTCGCGGACGGCATCCCGCGCCCGCCGCTGCGAGAGACCCCGGCCCAGGAGTACGCGACCCACGCCGAAGCCGGCAGCGTGCTGGGCGCGGTGGCCACTTTGCTGGTCAAGCACAATGGCGCCGAGGCCGCCGAGGCAGTGCTCGCCGGCTCGCCCAAGGCCGCACGGTACGGCCCCGCCGCCTTCCACGCCGTACTCAGCGCGGCGCTCGCGCGAACCGGTGTGCTGGTCCGCGACCCGGTCCGGCTGCGCAGGCTGGAGCTGACGGGCACGCTCGTGTTGCATCCGAGCGCCCTGCTCAACGAGGAAGGTGAGGCCGACGCGTGGGCCGAACCCGTGCTGGACGCGGCCCGCCGGGCCGGCCTCCGGGTCGTGATCGTGGACGATCCCGCCCTGGAGGACGTCACGGGACTCGCCGACCGCGTCGTCGACGCCCGCCGGCCACTGGACGAGGTCGTGTACGAAGCGCGTGGCGAACCGGGGGCCGTGCTCACGGTCGCCAGGGTGCGGGCGCCCGACGACGACGTGTCTTCCGCGCTCCGCGGCAGCGACATCGCCGTATCCCTCACGGACCGCGACGCCGCGGTCACGTGGGACGCGGACATCCTGGCCCTGCACGGGCTGCCCGACGTGTGGCGGCTGCTGACCGCGATCCCGGCCGCCCGTACCGTCGGCAGGCGGTCCCAGACCCTCGCCCGCTCCGGCGCGGCCCTGTCCGGGCTGCTCGTGGCGGTCGGCGAGTCCGGAGGCGGACGCGGGCGGCGCGCGGTGCTGCCGGGTCTGCGCCACGCGCCGGTCGACGCCGGCGCCGCCTCGGCACTGCTGTCCGGCCTGTGGGCCGCGCTCGGCGTGGCGGCGGCCCGTGCCCCGCGGCCGCGCCCCCGCGTCCACTGGCACGAACTGGACCCGGACGAGGCCCGGGCTCGGCTGGAGCAGGAACCCGTCGCCGAGGCGACACCGTGGCAGCAGCTGACGGGCCGCGTGGGCGAGGTTGCCGCCGGGATCTCCCGGCACCCGCTGGCGGCACCCGCGAGCGGGTCCTACCGGCTCGGCCAGGCCGTACTGGGCGAGCTGCGGGACCCGCTGACCCCGGTCCTCGCCGTCGGCTCGGCCGCGTCGGCGATCCTGGGCTCGGCCGCGGACGCGCTGCTCGTGGTCGGCGCCCTCGATCTGAACGCGCTGATCGGCGGCATCCAACGGCTGCGCGCCGAGCAAGCGCTGTCCGGACTGGTCGCCGAGCAGAAGCGGAAGGCCAGGCTCGTCCCACCGCGGAGCGAGGCGCCGACGGGCGGGACCCGTACCGTGGAGGCAGGCGGACTCCGGCCGGGCGACGTGATCGAACTGAGAGTGGACGAAGTGGTGCCCGCCGACGCCCGGCTGCTGCGGCAGGACGGCCTGGAGGTCGACGAGTCCGCGCTGACCGGTGAGTCGCTGCCGGTGGAGAAGCAGACGGACCCCACCCCGCATGCCCCGGTCGCCGACCGGCGCTGCATGGTCTTCGAAGGTACGACCGTGGTGGCGGGGCAGGCCCGGGCCATGGTGGTCGACACCGGCGAGCGCACCGAGGCCGCCCGCGCGGTCCACCTCGCCGCCCGGACGCCTCCGGCGGGCGGTGTGCAGGCCAGGCTCCAGGAACTCACCCGTAAGGCGCTGCCGTTGACACTGGCCGGCGGCGCCGGGGTGACCGGCCTCGCGCTGCTGCGCGGAACCTCGATCCGGGACGCGGTCAGCGGGGGTGTGGCGGTGGCCGTCGCCGCCGTCCCCGAGGGACTGCCGCTGGTGGCCACGGTCGCACAGCGGGCGGCGGCCCGGCGGCTGAGCCGTGCCGGTGTCCTCGTCCGCACCCCGCGCGCGCTGGAGGCGCTGGGTCGTATGGACACCATCTGCTTCGACAAGACCGGCACACTCACCGAGAACCGGCTGCGCCTGGTGCGGACTTGTGACGCCGAGGGCAACGCCCACCGGGCGGACGACGCCGGGGCCGCAGAGACGATCCGGGCGGCGGCCCGTGCCTGTCCGCGGGCCGACGGCGGCTCCGACCGGCCGGTGCACGCCACCGATGAGGCCGTCCTCGACGCAGCCGGACCCGACCCCGGCTGGACGGAGCTGGCAGCAGTGCCGTTCGAGGCCGCGCGTGGTTACGCGGCGGCCGTCGGCCGCACCGAGGACGACGACCGCGTGCTCGTGGTCAAGGGCGCCCCGGAGATCGTGCTGCCCGCCTGCGCCGGCCTGCCGCCGGACGCCTCCGAGGCGGCGCAGGCGCTCGCCGGGGACGGTCTGCGGGTCCTGGCGGTGGCCGGCCGACCGCTCGGCACGGACGAAGAGGAGTCCACGGTGCTGGACGAGCCGTTGCACCGGCTGCGGTTCGCCGGACTGCTCGCGCTGTCCGACGTACCGCGCGGGACGTCCGAGGCGCTGGTCGCGGGCCTGTACAAGGCCGGCGTACGACCGGTCATGCTCACCGGCGACCACCCACAGACCGCGCGGGCGATCGCCGCCGACCTCGGCTGGCCCGAGGACACCGTGGTGGTCACCGGGGACAACCTGGCCGCGGCGGACCGGTCCGCCCGGGCCCGGCTGCTGCGCGACGCCGGCGTGGTGGCGCGGGTGGCGCCCGAACAGAAGCTGCAGGTCGTGGAGGCGTTGCGGGACGCGGGCCGGGTGGTCGCCATGGTGGGCGACGGTGCCAATGATGCGGCAGCCATCCGCGCCGCCGACATCGGCGTCGGCATCAACACGCGGGGCTCGGCCGCCGCACGCAACGCGGCCGACATCGTCCTGACCGACGACGACCTTACGGTGCTGGTCGACGCGGTCGGCGAGGGCCGTGCCCTGTGGCACAGCGTCGCGGACGCCATCGCGATCCTGATCGGCGGCAACGCCGGCGAGATCGGCTTCGGCCTCCTCGGCACCCTGCTGTCCGGCCGGGCACCGCTGTCCACTCGCCAGATGCTGATGGTGAACCTGTTCACCGACTTGTTCCCGTCGATGGCGGTCGCGGTGACCGAGAAGGCGGACGCACCGGGGAACGGCGAGAAGGAGGCCTCACCCGGCGGCGTACGGTCCGGCAACAGGTCGCCGGAGGAAGCGTCAGCGGTTCTCGGCGCGTCCTTGCTGCGGCAGATCCGCCACCGGGCCCTCATCACGTGTCTGGGCGCCGCTACGGCTTGGCTGTTCGGCCGCTTCACGCCGGGCACCGTACGCCGCTCCAGCACGATGGCGCTGTGCGGCCTGGTCGGTACGCAACTGGTGCAGACCCTGCTCGACCGGCGCGACAGCCGACTGGTGCGCTTGACCTCGCTGGGCTCCGCGGCGGCGCTGGTCGCCGTGGTCCAGACGCCGGGCGTCAGCCGAGCCTTCGGCTGCACCCCGTTGGGCCCTCTCGCCTGGGCAGGGGTGCTCGCCGCGATCGCCCTGTCGCTGGCCGGGCAGCGGTCCTTGCCCCGCCTGGAGGAGACGGTACGACGGCTGAGCGCCGTTCCGGGCGGTGTGCGGGGACCGCACTGA
- a CDS encoding MarR family transcriptional regulator, which produces MVGVDGVPEPHSGWTFLTNHARVLASIADNRNARIRDIAARCRLTERAVQKIISDLEREGYLSHTRNGRANHYQVDPSKVLRHPAEAGLTVASLLSMLVRDEIERQGVVEQARGDT; this is translated from the coding sequence ATGGTGGGAGTCGACGGAGTGCCCGAACCGCATAGCGGATGGACGTTCCTGACCAACCACGCGCGCGTGCTGGCCAGCATCGCCGACAACCGCAACGCGCGGATCCGTGACATCGCGGCGCGCTGTCGGCTGACGGAACGTGCCGTCCAGAAGATCATCTCGGACCTGGAGCGGGAGGGTTACCTCTCCCACACCCGTAACGGTCGTGCCAACCACTACCAGGTCGACCCGAGCAAGGTCCTCCGCCACCCGGCGGAGGCCGGCCTGACCGTGGCCTCCCTGCTGTCGATGCTGGTCAGGGACGAGATCGAGCGCCAAGGCGTTGTCGAACAGGCCCGAGGCGACACCTGA